In the Lascolabacillus massiliensis genome, one interval contains:
- a CDS encoding TIGR02757 family protein, whose translation MIKLKELLDEKADYYNNPSFVIDDPISIPHSFSGKQDKEIMGFFAATLAWGQRKTIINKCKELAVRFDNEPYKFITGHGEEDLKNLLGFKHRTFNDTDLLYFVDFLCRFYNENDSLEDAFLSNGRFISMEDSLVGFEYNFFNSPDAPLRTRKHVATPARNSACKRLNMYLRWMVRDDDKGVDFGLWKRIPQSSLICPIDVHVDRTARKLGLITRKQTDWKTALELYENLRLLDNDDPAKYDFALFGLSIEKVF comes from the coding sequence ATGATCAAATTAAAAGAACTGCTTGATGAAAAAGCAGATTATTATAACAATCCTTCCTTTGTAATAGATGACCCCATTTCAATACCACATAGTTTTAGTGGTAAGCAGGACAAAGAAATCATGGGCTTCTTTGCTGCAACGCTAGCCTGGGGTCAGAGAAAAACAATTATAAACAAGTGTAAAGAACTCGCTGTCAGATTCGACAATGAACCCTATAAGTTTATAACAGGTCACGGAGAAGAAGATTTGAAAAATCTTTTAGGTTTTAAGCATCGAACCTTCAACGATACAGATTTACTCTATTTTGTAGATTTTCTTTGTAGGTTTTATAATGAAAACGATTCTCTGGAAGATGCATTTCTCTCCAATGGCAGATTTATATCTATGGAAGACTCGCTTGTTGGTTTTGAATATAACTTTTTTAATAGTCCGGATGCCCCTCTCAGAACACGAAAGCATGTGGCAACACCCGCCCGCAATTCAGCATGCAAGAGGTTGAATATGTACTTGAGATGGATGGTAAGGGATGATGATAAAGGTGTAGATTTTGGTCTCTGGAAACGTATTCCGCAAAGTTCGTTAATTTGCCCTATTGATGTGCATGTTGACAGGACTGCAAGGAAGTTGGGACTAATTACCAGGAAGCAGACCGACTGGAAAACAGCTCTGGAGCTTTATGAAAATCTAAGGTTACTTGATAATGATGATCCTGCAAAATATGACTTTGCTCTGTTTGGACTCTCTATAGAGAAGGTGTTTTAG
- a CDS encoding trypsin-like serine protease, which yields MRREFFFLFTFIILSHTLKGQISHGGQPLPLNTDAGVRVFAPAADLFIDMPKFNEQEALWRSGLENSKFKSLEFAHKFDVHLRPDNSGINFTVGNINVWRVGIRSKNAYSLNILFSKFKLSKGAKVFVYNSDQTEILGSFTHENNSDLNLLPVQPIGGDELIVEYQVPIDEATQSEIEIGEVNHDFIGIFRATEPRDPSQSCHPNLICYPENIQPGSGVVALIINGTIYCTGSLVNNSSEDGIPYILTATHCLNFDYSESFLRNRQYNVVAGNIVAFFNYNSPVCSPDIRGPLQMSMASADSVLISERHDISLLKLKQAPPKEYQPYYLGWNAGNDSGSSSLAPFHGIHHPNGGIKKVAIEESSLAVGTFSDPTSKYNMEPNSFWVVREWETAATEAGSSGSPLLDRQKRIVGTLTGGESFCSSTRGPDIYASLNKFWNVQGSLNNPNPISYYLDPAGTGVNRIDGFNPYSDEPYTKSHNYRTDENATELYFESVPMFATNNTFGYNEFAEEFFAKENIQLRGIFISSPSTGDISNKNIRIRIYTGDNGPQNLIQEIPFNYSYRYYGNQSFNYANRDMRHNVENYIELPEPITLNGSFYISYYEANGIPNGFSVFNTEQRKLGSGIISTAWMKNATGWVRSSENMENPANTSLLIAPYIIGNREIKVEPDLDQTTISVYYSGEVKRIFIESNDDLLEWEIFYVSGQKIHQESTDISLNRTSYSAVHLPKGVYIVKVKTVNGTTSAKKVLVI from the coding sequence ATGAGACGCGAATTCTTTTTTCTATTTACCTTTATTATACTCTCCCACACTTTAAAGGGTCAAATAAGTCACGGAGGACAACCATTACCTTTGAATACTGATGCAGGTGTTAGAGTTTTCGCTCCTGCTGCCGATCTTTTTATCGATATGCCAAAATTCAACGAGCAGGAAGCTTTATGGCGGTCTGGTCTGGAAAATTCAAAATTCAAGAGTCTGGAGTTTGCTCATAAATTTGATGTTCATTTAAGACCCGATAACTCCGGAATAAACTTTACTGTCGGAAATATAAATGTATGGCGAGTGGGAATTCGCTCAAAAAATGCATACTCTTTAAATATTCTTTTCTCAAAATTCAAACTTTCCAAAGGTGCTAAAGTGTTTGTCTATAATTCCGATCAGACAGAGATACTTGGATCCTTTACTCATGAAAACAACAGTGACCTGAACCTGTTGCCAGTTCAGCCTATTGGAGGAGACGAACTTATTGTAGAATACCAGGTTCCTATAGATGAAGCTACGCAAAGTGAAATAGAGATAGGAGAGGTGAACCATGACTTTATAGGAATATTCAGAGCAACAGAACCAAGGGATCCTTCTCAATCCTGTCATCCCAACTTAATCTGTTATCCTGAAAATATTCAGCCGGGAAGCGGAGTTGTGGCTCTGATTATAAATGGAACAATTTATTGCACGGGTAGTCTTGTGAATAATAGCTCTGAAGATGGAATACCATATATACTTACAGCTACACATTGTCTAAATTTTGATTATAGCGAGAGTTTCCTCAGAAACAGGCAATATAATGTAGTTGCAGGTAATATTGTAGCCTTTTTTAATTATAATTCACCTGTTTGCTCACCGGACATTAGAGGACCTTTACAGATGTCAATGGCATCGGCTGACTCTGTACTTATTAGTGAACGACACGATATCTCTCTGTTGAAATTAAAACAGGCTCCTCCTAAAGAATATCAACCATACTATCTGGGATGGAATGCGGGAAATGACTCCGGTTCATCTTCCTTAGCTCCATTTCATGGAATACATCACCCTAATGGAGGAATAAAAAAAGTAGCTATTGAAGAGAGCTCTCTTGCGGTTGGTACTTTTAGCGACCCTACTTCTAAATATAACATGGAGCCAAACTCATTTTGGGTAGTGAGAGAATGGGAGACAGCTGCTACTGAAGCTGGTTCATCAGGATCGCCTCTACTTGACAGACAAAAAAGGATAGTAGGAACTCTTACTGGTGGTGAGTCTTTTTGTTCTTCTACCCGTGGACCAGATATCTATGCTTCTTTAAACAAGTTCTGGAATGTGCAAGGCTCACTTAATAATCCAAACCCTATTAGCTATTACCTTGATCCTGCTGGAACAGGTGTAAACAGGATTGATGGATTTAATCCCTATTCTGACGAGCCTTATACAAAAAGCCACAACTATAGAACTGATGAAAATGCTACCGAGCTATATTTTGAGTCTGTACCTATGTTTGCTACTAACAATACATTTGGTTATAACGAATTTGCCGAAGAGTTCTTTGCAAAAGAGAATATACAGCTAAGAGGAATTTTTATTTCATCTCCTTCTACCGGTGATATCTCAAATAAAAATATAAGAATCAGAATTTACACAGGTGATAATGGACCACAGAATCTGATTCAGGAGATACCCTTTAATTATAGTTACAGATACTATGGGAATCAGAGTTTCAATTATGCCAATAGGGATATGAGGCATAACGTGGAGAATTATATAGAACTGCCAGAACCAATTACACTTAACGGCAGTTTTTACATTTCATATTATGAAGCTAATGGAATACCAAACGGATTTTCAGTATTTAATACAGAGCAACGTAAGTTAGGATCAGGTATAATATCTACAGCTTGGATGAAAAACGCTACAGGATGGGTACGCTCATCTGAAAATATGGAAAACCCTGCCAACACCTCTCTTCTGATTGCACCGTATATAATAGGCAATAGAGAGATTAAGGTAGAACCGGATCTTGACCAGACTACAATATCGGTATATTACTCGGGTGAGGTCAAACGTATCTTTATTGAGTCAAACGATGATCTGCTTGAATGGGAGATATTTTATGTTTCAGGACAAAAAATACATCAGGAAAGTACAGATATAAGCTTGAACAGAACATCCTATTCGGCAGTACATCTGCCTAAAGGAGTATATATAGTAAAAGTAAAAACAGTTAATGGAACAACAAGTGCAAAAAAGGTTTTAGTGATCTAG
- a CDS encoding lytic transglycosylase domain-containing protein produces MKNTVLLSLIFLFGNLGLYAQNNTSYKNDNESENSRSQNNNSGLISDSSIVYPESMTENIGTLLHEWQLDLSKSDLDCTRGANITYHDSVYAKRLYDLPTVMELSYNQVVKNHIEMYAGRRRDQVSYMLALGEYYFPMFEEALDREGMPLELKYLPVIESALNPTAVSRVGATGLWQFMLKTGKGYGLEVNSLVDERRDPYKSTQAAVKYLKDLYTIYGDWNLVIAAYNCGPGNVNKAIARSGGKRDYWEIYNRLPRETRGYVPAFIAANYIMNHYADHNICPAGAYGSELALDTVHVNEEMHFEQIAGVLNMPVSEIKRLNPQYKKDIIPGNKSYALVLPTEKMYAYIDQNDSIRNYNRDTYFTHRTYTDDYMNGSASLADGNTTDVYYQVKRGDNLSTIARRNGTTVARIKSWNGLTSDRLSVGKRLIVGKRAAPAQSAETQQQLAQTITDGKTTTVNTYYRVKKGDTLGEIARKNNVLVSQLRSWNNLKSTRIDINDQLIVEQKVVALPAEKEQESNQEDQHVGSNIISDYLKSQLNKTTEAEEIQIEEEIEKISDFVVDF; encoded by the coding sequence ATGAAAAATACTGTCCTATTATCATTGATTTTTTTATTTGGGAACTTAGGTTTATATGCTCAAAACAATACCAGTTACAAGAATGATAATGAGAGTGAAAACTCAAGATCGCAAAACAACAATTCTGGATTAATAAGTGATAGTTCTATTGTATATCCGGAAAGTATGACCGAAAATATTGGCACTCTTCTGCATGAGTGGCAACTTGATTTATCAAAATCTGATCTGGATTGTACAAGGGGTGCAAACATTACATATCACGACTCTGTATATGCCAAAAGGTTATATGATTTACCAACCGTTATGGAGTTGTCATATAACCAGGTGGTGAAAAATCATATAGAGATGTATGCAGGCAGAAGAAGAGATCAGGTGAGTTATATGCTTGCATTGGGGGAGTATTATTTCCCAATGTTTGAGGAGGCGCTCGACAGAGAAGGAATGCCACTTGAATTAAAGTACCTTCCGGTAATTGAGTCAGCCTTAAACCCAACTGCAGTTTCACGCGTAGGAGCTACCGGATTATGGCAGTTTATGCTTAAAACGGGTAAAGGTTACGGACTAGAAGTGAACAGTCTTGTAGATGAACGCAGAGACCCTTATAAATCTACTCAGGCAGCAGTAAAGTATCTGAAAGATCTTTATACTATATATGGAGACTGGAATTTGGTTATTGCTGCATATAATTGTGGGCCGGGTAATGTGAATAAAGCAATTGCAAGAAGTGGTGGTAAGCGCGATTATTGGGAGATTTATAATCGTCTTCCCAGAGAAACAAGGGGTTATGTGCCTGCTTTTATCGCAGCAAATTATATTATGAATCATTATGCCGATCATAATATTTGTCCAGCCGGTGCTTATGGTTCTGAATTAGCTTTGGATACTGTTCATGTTAATGAAGAGATGCATTTTGAACAGATTGCTGGTGTACTTAATATGCCGGTTAGCGAGATTAAAAGATTGAATCCCCAGTATAAGAAGGATATAATTCCGGGGAACAAGTCGTATGCTTTGGTATTACCAACTGAAAAAATGTATGCTTACATAGATCAGAATGATTCCATCAGAAACTATAACAGAGATACATATTTTACACACAGAACATACACTGATGACTATATGAATGGGTCAGCCTCACTTGCTGATGGTAATACAACAGATGTCTATTATCAGGTTAAGAGAGGTGATAATTTATCTACAATTGCCAGAAGAAATGGAACCACGGTTGCCAGGATTAAATCATGGAATGGATTAACTTCTGATCGACTGAGTGTAGGGAAGAGACTTATTGTGGGAAAGAGGGCTGCACCTGCTCAATCGGCTGAGACACAGCAACAACTAGCACAGACCATTACAGATGGCAAAACTACAACTGTAAATACGTATTACAGAGTTAAAAAGGGTGATACATTGGGTGAAATTGCCAGAAAGAATAATGTACTTGTTTCACAACTGCGTTCATGGAATAATCTTAAGTCAACAAGAATCGATATAAATGACCAACTGATTGTTGAACAGAAAGTTGTAGCTTTACCTGCTGAAAAGGAGCAGGAATCAAATCAGGAAGATCAACATGTCGGGAGTAATATAATTTCTGATTATCTGAAAAGTCAGTTAAATAAAACTACCGAAGCAGAGGAGATTCAGATTGAAGAGGAGATAGAGAAAATCTCAGATTTTGTGGTGGATTTTTAA
- a CDS encoding DUF5683 domain-containing protein has protein sequence MKVSGLHVFLLFIFYSAGLHAQIFSTQQHTDSLQIVAKDSTFAIEGDSADVVVIDRKSPLLLPETYSDKFSAPMYMFKPTPRKAVIYSAIFPGLGQIYNRKYWKLPILYGGFVGFTYAITWNNGYYSDYLGGYQDIMDSNPETNRWQNLLPFGMDPESVDQKWFTDVLQQRKDYYRYYRDLSIIGTFALYLLAIVDSYVDAQLFDFDMSPDLSMRIEPALLREERPNYMGSSYGLQWSINF, from the coding sequence ATGAAGGTTTCCGGATTGCATGTTTTTCTGCTGTTTATATTTTATTCTGCCGGATTGCATGCACAGATTTTTTCTACTCAACAACATACTGATTCATTACAGATAGTTGCAAAGGATTCAACTTTTGCGATTGAGGGTGATTCAGCTGATGTTGTTGTAATAGACAGAAAATCACCACTTTTACTTCCTGAAACATATTCAGATAAGTTCTCCGCTCCTATGTATATGTTTAAACCTACACCCAGGAAGGCTGTAATATATTCAGCCATTTTTCCGGGTCTGGGTCAGATTTATAATAGAAAGTACTGGAAATTACCTATCTTGTACGGTGGTTTTGTGGGGTTTACATATGCAATAACTTGGAATAACGGTTATTACAGTGATTATCTTGGGGGGTATCAAGATATTATGGATAGCAATCCTGAGACTAACAGGTGGCAAAATCTGCTGCCATTTGGCATGGATCCTGAATCAGTAGATCAAAAATGGTTCACGGATGTTCTTCAGCAAAGGAAGGACTATTACAGATATTATCGTGATTTGAGTATAATTGGGACTTTTGCTTTATACTTACTTGCAATTGTTGATTCTTATGTTGATGCTCAATTGTTTGATTTTGATATGAGTCCTGATTTATCTATGCGAATAGAGCCTGCACTTTTAAGGGAAGAAAGGCCTAACTACATGGGAAGCTCCTATGGTCTGCAATGGAGTATTAATTTTTAG
- a CDS encoding ParB/RepB/Spo0J family partition protein → MAKKNALGRGLDALITFNEGDTQGSSSISEVELHKIAPNPDQPRRSFDEEALQELAASIKSIGLVQPITLREIDEDSYEIIAGERRYRASLMAGLTSIPAYIKTADDDETMEMALIENIQREDLNSIEIALAYQKLINTLSLTQEQLSERVGKKRATVANYLRLLKLPAEVQMGVKDKKIDMGHARALVTMNDPVAQLSLYNVILQEGLSVRNVETIVREYSDGKQIEDIINPEGKSTKSENKKTKQKLSDDFEILKKHLSSYFETDVQFSYNKNGKGKITIPFNSSDELERIIVMFDKMK, encoded by the coding sequence ATGGCAAAAAAGAATGCATTAGGACGAGGATTGGATGCACTGATAACCTTTAATGAAGGCGATACACAGGGCTCCTCATCAATTAGTGAGGTTGAACTTCATAAAATTGCACCAAATCCTGATCAACCAAGAAGGTCTTTCGATGAAGAGGCTCTTCAGGAGCTTGCAGCTTCAATAAAATCAATCGGTCTTGTTCAACCTATTACTTTAAGAGAGATTGATGAAGATTCTTATGAAATAATTGCCGGAGAGAGACGTTACCGCGCATCGTTGATGGCAGGATTAACGTCAATACCTGCATATATAAAAACTGCCGATGATGATGAGACTATGGAGATGGCGCTGATTGAAAACATTCAGCGTGAAGATCTTAACTCCATAGAGATTGCATTGGCTTATCAGAAACTTATCAACACACTATCTTTGACTCAGGAGCAGCTTAGTGAAAGAGTAGGGAAAAAAAGAGCCACTGTAGCTAACTACCTGCGTCTTTTAAAATTGCCTGCTGAAGTTCAAATGGGTGTCAAAGATAAAAAGATAGATATGGGTCATGCACGAGCTTTGGTAACCATGAACGATCCTGTTGCTCAGCTTTCACTTTATAATGTTATATTACAAGAAGGTCTTTCTGTGCGAAACGTAGAGACAATTGTAAGAGAGTATAGTGATGGAAAGCAGATTGAGGATATCATAAATCCCGAAGGTAAAAGTACAAAATCAGAAAATAAGAAAACAAAACAGAAATTATCGGATGACTTCGAAATTTTAAAGAAGCATCTCTCTTCCTATTTTGAAACAGATGTTCAGTTCTCCTATAATAAGAATGGAAAAGGGAAGATTACAATTCCTTTTAATTCGTCAGATGAACTGGAAAGAATTATAGTTATGTTCGATAAAATGAAATAA
- a CDS encoding ParA family protein, producing the protein MGRIISLANQKGGVGKTTTTINLAASLAALDKKVLVVDADPQANASSGLGIDIKSVENTIYEGLIGKSKSQDTILNTPFENIDIIPSHINLVGAEVEMVQMDNREKRLRELLLPLKEIYDYILIDCSPSLGIITVNALTAADSVMIPVQCEYFALEGLSKLLNTIKIIKSKLNKSLEIEGFVLTMYDSRLRLHNQIYEEVKHHFKELVFTTVIQRNITLSESQSFAQPALMYDAGSRGAINYLQLAQELIGKNA; encoded by the coding sequence ATGGGAAGAATAATCTCTTTGGCAAATCAGAAAGGCGGAGTTGGTAAAACAACTACTACAATTAATCTTGCAGCCTCGTTGGCAGCTTTAGATAAAAAGGTGCTCGTAGTTGATGCAGATCCACAGGCAAATGCCTCCTCAGGTTTAGGTATCGATATTAAAAGTGTGGAGAATACTATTTATGAAGGACTGATTGGTAAAAGCAAGTCTCAGGATACTATACTCAACACTCCATTTGAAAATATCGATATCATACCTTCACATATTAATCTGGTAGGAGCGGAAGTGGAGATGGTTCAAATGGATAACAGAGAGAAAAGACTACGGGAATTACTTTTGCCATTAAAGGAAATATATGACTATATTCTGATTGATTGTTCACCATCTTTAGGCATAATTACAGTTAACGCACTTACTGCTGCCGATTCTGTAATGATTCCTGTTCAGTGTGAGTATTTTGCACTTGAAGGACTAAGTAAGTTGTTGAATACTATTAAGATTATTAAATCAAAACTTAACAAATCCCTCGAAATTGAGGGGTTTGTTCTAACTATGTATGATTCACGTTTAAGACTTCATAACCAGATTTATGAGGAGGTGAAACATCACTTTAAAGAGCTGGTATTTACTACGGTAATCCAGAGAAATATCACTCTTAGTGAATCACAAAGTTTTGCTCAGCCTGCGTTAATGTATGATGCCGGTTCGCGAGGGGCTATCAATTACCTTCAGCTTGCACAGGAACTTATTGGAAAAAATGCCTAA
- a CDS encoding KamA family radical SAM protein: METIKYRNYILRNFTDLPQISSLTQEEQEAIRVVGQVLPFKANNYVVEQLIDWNNVPNDPIFTLTFPRKEMLSRKNYNEVKSLLDKGDEAALKQKVYDIRMKLNPNPAGQEKNIPMVDGIKLHGMQHKYRETVLFFPSQGQTCHAYCTFCFRWPQFSGMNELKFAMKEADLLHRYLLKHPKVTDVLFTGGDPLTAKASIMAAYIEPLLTKEFDHIKNIRIGTKTLSYWPYRFLTDKDADDLLMLFEKVQKAGKHLAFQAHFNHPAELSTDVVKQAIERIRNTGAQIRTQSPLLRHINDDPKIWANMWKEQVRLGLIPYYMFVARDTGSKEFFDVPLEKAWDIFRKAYRSVSGVSRTVRGPSMSAGPGKVQVLGVTEVHGEKVFVLRFIQCRNPKLIDIPFFAKYDKKATWFDELVPAFGEKEFFFQKDNLLGKNGRDTDFIWE, translated from the coding sequence ATGGAAACAATTAAGTACAGAAATTATATTCTTAGGAATTTTACCGATTTACCCCAAATTAGTTCTCTAACTCAAGAAGAACAGGAAGCTATCAGGGTAGTTGGTCAGGTATTACCGTTCAAAGCTAATAACTATGTTGTGGAGCAGCTTATCGATTGGAATAATGTTCCCAATGATCCAATCTTTACACTCACATTTCCCAGAAAGGAGATGTTATCCAGGAAAAATTATAATGAAGTGAAATCACTTTTGGACAAAGGAGATGAGGCAGCTCTTAAACAGAAGGTTTATGATATAAGGATGAAACTGAATCCTAATCCTGCAGGTCAGGAAAAGAATATTCCAATGGTTGACGGAATAAAGCTGCACGGTATGCAGCATAAATACAGAGAGACTGTATTGTTTTTTCCCAGTCAGGGACAGACTTGTCACGCATATTGCACATTCTGTTTCCGCTGGCCACAGTTTTCTGGCATGAATGAACTTAAGTTTGCAATGAAGGAGGCTGATCTGCTGCATAGATATCTTTTAAAACATCCTAAAGTAACAGATGTTCTTTTTACAGGTGGTGACCCTCTTACTGCAAAAGCAAGTATAATGGCTGCATATATTGAACCACTGCTTACTAAAGAATTTGATCATATCAAAAATATACGTATTGGAACTAAAACTCTTTCATACTGGCCATACAGATTTTTAACAGATAAGGATGCAGATGACCTTCTTATGCTGTTTGAAAAAGTGCAGAAAGCGGGTAAACATCTTGCCTTCCAGGCGCATTTCAATCATCCGGCTGAATTATCTACTGATGTAGTGAAGCAGGCAATTGAACGTATTAGAAATACAGGTGCACAGATTAGAACTCAATCGCCACTACTGCGACATATAAATGATGATCCTAAAATATGGGCAAATATGTGGAAAGAGCAGGTTAGACTTGGTTTAATACCCTATTATATGTTTGTAGCCAGAGATACCGGATCTAAAGAGTTTTTTGATGTGCCACTAGAGAAAGCATGGGATATTTTCCGCAAAGCATACAGAAGTGTTAGTGGGGTTAGTCGCACCGTAAGAGGACCAAGTATGAGTGCTGGTCCGGGTAAGGTTCAAGTACTGGGTGTGACAGAGGTACATGGAGAAAAAGTATTTGTGCTGAGATTTATTCAATGCCGTAACCCAAAATTAATTGATATACCTTTCTTCGCGAAATATGATAAAAAGGCAACTTGGTTTGATGAATTAGTGCCTGCATTTGGAGAAAAAGAGTTTTTCTTTCAGAAAGATAATCTGTTAGGAAAGAATGGAAGAGACACTGATTTTATTTGGGAATAG
- a CDS encoding GNAT family N-acetyltransferase, with translation MNVEIHIANSSFVGYSQEICDLIYESAQARGTGIAKRSAEYVAEKIEAGKAVIALDGDKLVGFSYIETFSHKRFVANSGLIVHPDYRNQGLAKKIKRTIFDLSRKLYPNAKIFSITTGLAVMRMNTELGFKPVTFSELTDDEEFWNGCKGCRNYDILQRNNFKMCLCTGLLYDPKDPSTQPVQKPSTFAKKVVKPVIKTRKPNKLYKK, from the coding sequence ATGAATGTAGAAATTCATATTGCAAACAGCAGTTTTGTAGGTTATTCTCAAGAGATATGCGATTTGATTTACGAATCAGCACAGGCTCGTGGCACCGGTATTGCTAAACGCAGTGCCGAATATGTTGCAGAAAAAATTGAGGCAGGTAAAGCCGTCATCGCTCTCGACGGTGATAAATTAGTAGGCTTTTCATATATTGAAACGTTCAGTCACAAACGATTTGTAGCCAACTCCGGATTGATTGTACACCCTGATTATCGTAACCAGGGCCTTGCAAAAAAAATCAAAAGGACTATATTTGATCTTTCACGCAAGCTATATCCTAACGCTAAAATATTTAGTATTACTACTGGATTAGCTGTAATGAGAATGAACACGGAGCTTGGATTTAAACCTGTAACTTTTTCTGAGCTTACAGATGATGAAGAGTTTTGGAATGGTTGCAAAGGTTGCAGAAATTACGATATATTGCAGCGTAACAACTTTAAAATGTGTCTCTGTACTGGTTTGCTTTATGATCCCAAGGATCCTTCCACACAACCTGTTCAGAAGCCCAGCACATTCGCCAAAAAGGTTGTAAAACCGGTAATCAAAACAAGAAAACCAAATAAATTATATAAGAAATGA
- the argG gene encoding argininosuccinate synthase — translation MKQKVVLAFSGGLDTSFCVPYLMNEKGLEVHTVIVNTGGFSDEEAAKIEERALKLGAASHTCIDAVNDYYNNGIKYLIFGNVLKNNTYPLSVSSERFFQAMAILEHVRKTGADYVAHGSTGAGNDQVRFDLVFEVLAPEVKIIAPIRELSLSRQQEIDYLKEKGFDFSWEKSKYSINQGIWGTSVGGVETLKSSGVLPEEAYPSQVVNHGTERITIGFEKGEPVKLNGEKMDPVELIHKLHKTASQYGIGRDVHVGDTIIGTKGRVAFEAPAPLIIVKAHHLLEKHVLTKQQLYWKDQLSNWYGQLMHEAQYLEPVMRNIETFLNDTQKYVTGEVEVELRPYHFSVLGCSSEFDLMSSKFGEYGESNKSFTGQDVVGFTKVTANPLKIYYTIHDND, via the coding sequence ATGAAACAGAAAGTAGTTTTAGCATTCAGTGGTGGTCTCGACACCTCCTTTTGCGTCCCTTATCTAATGAATGAAAAAGGGTTGGAAGTACACACCGTAATAGTTAATACGGGCGGATTCTCTGATGAAGAAGCAGCTAAAATTGAAGAACGTGCCCTTAAACTGGGAGCTGCCTCTCATACATGCATAGATGCTGTTAATGATTATTATAATAATGGTATTAAATATCTGATATTTGGCAATGTGTTAAAGAACAACACATATCCTCTTTCAGTTAGCTCTGAACGCTTCTTTCAGGCAATGGCAATACTTGAACATGTAAGAAAAACAGGGGCAGATTATGTTGCACATGGAAGTACAGGTGCCGGGAACGATCAGGTAAGATTCGACCTGGTGTTTGAAGTTCTGGCTCCTGAAGTAAAAATAATTGCTCCGATACGTGAGCTGAGCCTCTCTCGTCAGCAGGAGATCGACTATCTCAAAGAGAAGGGATTTGACTTTTCATGGGAAAAATCAAAATACTCAATAAACCAGGGTATCTGGGGAACAAGTGTGGGTGGAGTTGAAACATTGAAATCATCAGGTGTACTTCCTGAAGAAGCCTACCCATCGCAAGTAGTAAATCATGGAACAGAAAGAATCACCATAGGTTTTGAGAAGGGAGAACCTGTTAAACTAAATGGTGAGAAAATGGATCCGGTTGAATTGATACACAAACTGCATAAAACTGCATCACAGTACGGGATTGGTCGCGATGTCCACGTAGGAGACACAATTATTGGAACAAAGGGCAGGGTTGCTTTCGAGGCACCGGCTCCTCTTATTATTGTTAAAGCGCATCACCTGCTGGAAAAGCATGTTCTTACAAAACAGCAGCTCTACTGGAAAGATCAGCTCTCCAACTGGTACGGTCAGCTTATGCATGAGGCTCAATACCTTGAACCGGTTATGCGAAATATAGAAACATTCCTCAACGATACACAGAAATATGTAACAGGGGAAGTTGAAGTTGAGCTTCGTCCATATCACTTCTCGGTATTGGGCTGCTCAAGTGAGTTCGATCTAATGAGTTCGAAATTCGGCGAATATGGCGAAAGCAATAAATCTTTTACAGGTCAGGATGTGGTAGGATTTACAAAAGTAACTGCCAATCCATTGAAAATTTATTATACAATTCACGATAATGATTAA